The proteins below are encoded in one region of Oryzias melastigma strain HK-1 linkage group LG9, ASM292280v2, whole genome shotgun sequence:
- the LOC112136399 gene encoding duodenase-1, which yields MQDLGRLLLFLALICAGSHGNRIINGKRAPEGSMQFMVSVQSENGHVCGGFLIREDFVVTAAHCDVNLTHVILGERNWKNSNAKKIKIINQCKLSNYKDPGLGYDIMLLKLARRAPIGDKIKTIPLAERNMNLEDHQECYVAGWGKTESSGVPVADLMVVSVSIINQEVCRNNWINLPANVICAGGYETNKGFCQGDSGGPLVCNGKAVGLVSFNRNYNCKYPDAPNVYTDIRGYDDWIKQILMEGTCPNGQGWIREITPHLRGSGIRDLQSP from the exons ATGCAGGATCTGGGACGGCTTCTGCTTTTCCTCGCTCTGATCTGTGCTGGATCACATG GTAATAGAATTATCAATGGGAAACGTGCTCCAGAAGGTTCTATGCAGTTCATGGTTTCTGTCCAGAGTGAAAACGGTCATGTGTGTGGAGGCTTTCTCATCAGGGAGGACTTTGTGGTCACCGCTGCTCACTGTGACGT TAATCTGACGCACGTCATTCTGGGAGAACGCAACTGGAAGAACAGCAATgccaagaaaattaaaataatcaaccaaTGCAAGCTCAGCAACTACAAAGACCCTGGATTAGGTTACGACATAATGCTCCTTAAA TTGGCCAGAAGAGCTCCGATAGGCGACAAGATTAAAACCATTCCACTGGCAGAGAGGAACATGAACTTGGAGGACCATCAGGAGTGCTATGTGGCTGGATGGGGGAAAACGGAGAGCAGTGGCGTTCCTGTGGCTGACCTGATGGTGGTGAGTGTGTCCATCATAAATCAGGAGGTCTGTAGGAACAACTGGATCAACCTTCCCGCCAATGTGATCTGTGCTGGTGGATATGAAACCAACAAAGGATTCTGTCAG GGGGATTCTGGAGGTCCTCTGGTGTGCAACGGGAAAGCTGTCGGCCTCGTCTCTTTTAACAGAAACTACAACTGCAAATACCCAGATGCTCCCAACGTCTACACGGACATCAGAGGATATGATGACTGGATCAAACAAATCCTCATGGAGGGAACGTGCCCCAATGGCCAGGGTTGGATTAGAGAGATCACCCCTCATTTGCGGGGGTCAGGGATCAGAGATCTTCAAAGCCCCTAA